The following coding sequences lie in one Thermoleophilia bacterium genomic window:
- a CDS encoding amino acid ABC transporter substrate-binding protein, giving the protein MTRFRLVLLLIPVLAMAFIVVGCGSDDSSDDSSSTDTTTTTASTCSPDNLDTFSEGVLTIGTDSPGYPPYIEDNDPTNGKGFEGALGYAIADQLGFNKSQVEWTTVPFNSSYAPGPKKFDFDLNQISITPAREKVVDFSTPYYTANQAVLVNKDSDLADVTNLEGLKDATIGVQVGTTSLDAVTTAIEPSNDPKVFNNSNDVVSALKQDQVDAIVVDLPTALFLQSDSLPDAKVAGQFQAEGGDEWGALLAKDSSLTKCVDQAIDTLDSDGILDEITEQWMSASVEAPELN; this is encoded by the coding sequence CGGATGACTCGTCCAGCACCGATACGACCACCACGACTGCGTCGACGTGCAGCCCCGACAACCTGGACACCTTCAGCGAGGGCGTGCTCACGATCGGCACCGACAGCCCCGGATATCCGCCTTACATTGAGGACAATGACCCGACCAACGGAAAGGGCTTCGAAGGAGCTCTCGGTTATGCGATCGCCGATCAGCTCGGCTTCAACAAGTCCCAGGTCGAATGGACCACGGTTCCGTTCAACTCCTCTTACGCCCCCGGTCCGAAGAAGTTCGACTTCGACCTGAACCAGATCTCGATCACGCCGGCCCGCGAAAAGGTGGTCGATTTCTCGACCCCGTACTACACGGCCAATCAGGCGGTGCTGGTCAACAAGGACTCCGACCTTGCCGACGTCACGAACCTTGAAGGGCTCAAGGACGCAACCATCGGCGTCCAGGTCGGCACGACCAGCCTCGACGCCGTCACCACGGCGATCGAACCTTCGAATGATCCCAAGGTCTTCAACAACTCCAACGACGTGGTCAGCGCGCTCAAGCAGGACCAGGTCGATGCGATCGTGGTCGATCTGCCGACCGCGCTCTTCCTGCAGTCCGACAGCCTGCCGGACGCGAAGGTCGCCGGACAGTTCCAGGCTGAAGGTGGCGACGAGTGGGGAGCACTCCTGGCCAAGGACTCGAGCCTGACCAAGTGCGTCGACCAGGCGATCGACACGCTCGATTCCGACGGTATCCTCGACGAGATCACCGAGCAGTGGATGAGCGCGTCTGTCGAAGCACCTGAGCTGAACTGA
- a CDS encoding amino acid ABC transporter permease, which yields MRTHPPVTNEVARGARQAARETAKKARTRRGQTIAVLSSVIVIGGLAAITLTSSGWPEVRETFFSADAFRTSFPDILKAFKLDVEMFVAIEVVVLIVGLLIALVRSSRNPVFFPIRMIAAVFCDVFRGVPVILLIYMFGFGIPALGLSGVPNDPIILAGIALALAYSAYVAEVYRAGIGSIHPTQTDAALAVGLTRTQALRFVVLPQAVRRVRPPLLNDFISLQKDVALVSILGIVEAFQQAQIFAAATFNYTPLVAAALLYLAVTIPMARILDHITARGEVNA from the coding sequence GTGAGGACTCATCCCCCCGTTACCAATGAAGTAGCGAGGGGCGCTCGTCAAGCCGCCCGCGAGACGGCCAAAAAGGCCCGAACGCGGCGCGGCCAGACGATTGCGGTGCTGTCGTCGGTCATCGTGATCGGCGGGCTGGCCGCGATCACCTTGACCAGTAGCGGCTGGCCTGAAGTACGCGAGACCTTCTTCTCCGCCGACGCGTTCAGGACGTCGTTCCCGGACATCCTCAAAGCCTTCAAGCTGGACGTGGAGATGTTCGTGGCGATCGAAGTGGTCGTGCTCATCGTCGGGCTCCTCATTGCCCTGGTCCGGTCCAGCCGGAACCCGGTGTTCTTCCCGATCAGGATGATCGCGGCCGTCTTCTGTGACGTCTTCCGCGGTGTGCCGGTGATCCTCTTGATCTACATGTTCGGTTTTGGCATCCCCGCACTCGGGCTCTCCGGCGTGCCGAACGACCCGATAATCCTCGCCGGCATCGCCCTTGCCCTGGCCTACAGCGCGTATGTCGCCGAGGTGTACCGGGCGGGGATCGGGTCGATCCACCCGACCCAGACCGACGCTGCCCTGGCAGTCGGGCTCACCCGGACCCAGGCGCTGCGCTTCGTCGTCCTGCCGCAGGCGGTCAGGCGGGTGCGGCCACCGCTTCTGAACGACTTCATCTCCCTGCAGAAGGATGTCGCCCTGGTCTCGATCCTCGGCATCGTCGAAGCCTTCCAGCAGGCCCAGATCTTCGCGGCGGCCACGTTCAACTACACGCCACTGGTTGCCGCTGCGCTCCTCTACCTCGCCGTGACGATCCCGATGGCGCGGATCCTCGACCACATCACCGCCCGCGGGGAGGTCAACGCATGA
- a CDS encoding amino acid ABC transporter ATP-binding protein encodes MTVPVLELTGVTKSFGDRMVLDGIDLAVNEHEAVALIGASGSGKSTLLRCVDLLVEIDDGDVFLDGEVITDPSVDTVDVRRRLGFVFQAFNLFPHMSVIDNVTLGIVRGQGVSRAEAVDRGRALLDRFGLAGREQDKPDQLSGGQQQRVALARAFAAEPRAMLLDEVTSALDPELVGDVLEAVRELKREGMTLIFATHEMSFAREVADKVAFLHDGRILEAGAPDEVLGAPKEPETQRFLRRLLAAGRI; translated from the coding sequence ATGACCGTTCCGGTCCTCGAGCTGACGGGCGTGACGAAGTCCTTCGGCGACCGGATGGTCCTCGACGGAATCGATCTCGCGGTCAACGAGCACGAAGCTGTCGCCCTGATCGGCGCGTCCGGTTCAGGCAAGTCCACTCTGCTCCGCTGCGTCGACCTGCTGGTCGAGATCGACGACGGCGACGTCTTCCTCGACGGCGAGGTGATCACCGACCCCTCGGTCGACACCGTCGACGTCAGGCGGCGGCTCGGTTTCGTCTTCCAGGCCTTCAACCTCTTCCCGCACATGTCGGTGATCGACAACGTGACCCTGGGCATCGTCCGGGGACAGGGGGTGAGCCGCGCGGAAGCCGTCGATCGTGGCCGGGCCCTGCTGGACCGATTTGGCCTCGCCGGCCGTGAGCAGGACAAACCTGACCAGCTCTCCGGCGGCCAGCAGCAGCGTGTCGCCTTGGCCCGCGCCTTCGCCGCCGAGCCGCGGGCGATGCTGCTCGACGAAGTCACCAGTGCCCTCGACCCGGAACTGGTCGGCGACGTGCTCGAAGCCGTCCGCGAACTCAAGCGCGAAGGAATGACCCTGATCTTCGCCACCCACGAAATGTCCTTCGCCCGGGAGGTGGCCGACAAGGTCGCCTTCCTCCACGACGGGAGGATCCTCGAGGCGGGGGCGCCGGATGAGGTGCTGGGGGCACCGAAGGAGCCCGAGACTCAGAGGTTCCTCAGGCGTCTTTTGGCAGCGGGGCGAATTTAA